ACAAGCCTACAATCAAAGAGCTCCACCTTTTGACCCTAAAAGGTCAAGCAcattcaaaaatatttcatGCTCTTCATCCCTATGTCTACAAGGAAGCCCATGCTCAGGCCGCAATAATTTAATTTGCCAATATTCTATGATGTATGGTGATTCATCATTCTCAAATGGAGTCCTTGCTATAACGGTGGAACATATATATCACGTTGGCCACTGTTCGTAAAGTAGGAatctctttgcttgatttcttatctacttttggaatcatgctttcatgcatctgcatctttctttcatgctttcatgttgtttgtctgtttttgttggttgtttagttttttttttcttttttttttttttaaataaaaagagaaaaaccaggagaaaaaaaaaatacaaaagcagtgtgtgtttgtgtatgttgGTACTTTTGTACCTTTgatgaccattgaaacaaagtttctaaactttttatctcttgtaacttagatgagcatctcaatgcacaactaagcaattgagctttgtggctcatgaTTGTGATGGGTACGATTAAGATTGTCTCTTATATCTcatactcatatcactctttttgacgggaaggactagaaaatcctaagagaaagacataaataaccatctcaccactaaagcccGCCAATCTTGAATAacatttgtgtgctttggcatagcaaaattgtgatgttttggCTTATATAATTGGgtacttcttctctctcttatatgcccatgtttgatttgttcaaaaagaaaatatgcaaagaaaaataaaagcaaaaaaaatcaaaattgttttaaatgtggttgcaagcgtgtttttaggagatgtgggagttataggatgtacctcataATCCCCATCAAgaaattatgattgtgtgtgagtgtatttgatttttttatatctcAAATCTTCATAATATGGCACACTTATGCACTCTTGctttgtttcacacacaacacgcaaactctttgttacttttgatacatgtacaggtacaatgtgatttggccatcacaaggaatacatgtgttaatatatgctcactaaactgtcttaacttgtttttgaaatacaaaatttgttagacttgtttagtgtgtgtgtgtgtgtgtgttttggatttATGAATGCTTTGTAtatttgttgagagatgttttgagaacttaacatgttgattggatctttgttgagtagcttgcttgttgcattcatctctatgtgtttttcccttcttgaaaaacctTCTTTTTTCAAGCGTGACAACTTCTCGACAGATTCCCTTCTATCAAGcccttctttctccttttcttgACAGATCTTGATGGAATCTCGATCCATCAAGACTTCTGGGTTTCTTCTCGATAGATTCTTAGCAGCTtcttcgatccatcgagccaAATTTCTATGCTCTCTGTTTGCTCGATACATTCTCGACAGATTCTCGATCCTTCAAGATTTCTAGGTAGCTTCTCAATAGATTCTCGACACATATCTCGATCTATCGAGGTATTTTTATGTGCTCTCTATcagctcgacagcttctcgatttGTCGAGACCCTCTTGTATGCATtggttttcacatgttttgcatctttctattatcttgtcatccattgcatcttgtttcattacattcatgcatttatatggattccttgtgcccccttgatcatctttatgtttctcgGGTGAAACTTTATAGCTTCTTGTACCCTTTGtaaatcatgacaaaaagggggagaaaatgtggtttctttttaaaattttacatgttagggggagaaatacatgcctTTGTAAAGGGGAgttgtgtttcatcttgttagggggagtgtttacgTCCTTGTTGTTTCAGGAGCTTCTTTTAGCTTCTTGTAcaccggtcttgtgaccatgtttacatgcattgtgcttatctttgatatataaatgatgtatgtcttcttcacctatctttacatgtgttgtttcttctctatttttatacacatgtttctttatgtatgcaatcCTTATTTCAATTTCACACgtgatgccttgatgagttttgtttaagtgttttagAAAGACAGGTTGTGAAAGTCTATCATGCCGAGAACTCACTtattgcaaagtttttcaataGTTTGTAGTAGGGatagatttattttgtaatacaataagtggttatgagtttagtgatttaagactttgttgaggtctaaaaaaatcatagtaaaataagcccaagaaagaataagctaagcccaaaaagaatgagttaagcccagaaggaaAAACCAAGCCAAGTCCAAGGGGATTATACGAAAGGtccagaggatcccgaagcccagaaaagaaaagcatccaaaaaaaaaagatcacgacaaaatataagaagcaaggatcctcaggcaccatcaatagacgcggatcctttcaggcacaaagaagaaggaagatcgggacagctcgatagaaagaagacagagaaagaaaaaagaaagagaaaaaaacaaagaaaaaagcaaaaaacgcGAGCGACTTCTCACGGCACAGACAGAAGAgtcctcggggaaccaagacagggaagaaggatgACAACAAACGATCTTTAAAAAAGGCAGGatgggattccgcccaaataggaaagaaaaggaaaagctgaaggCATCAGAAGtagggatgccgagaagggcatacctcagcactcccaaagaagatagccaacaagaagctttcaaaagaatcagaaccaagaaaaggaaagaataagaagaagcggaaaagggacttaccaagACAACAGGGACAAGACGTGCTCTGTTCGCAGgaaagcaaaacaggggaaccaatggttccccgggacgcccagaaaactccattataaaaggaggggatgggttgtgaagaaggcagcgagaaaaaaaaaagggagaaacataagaaagaagagattctttaggaaaaaactatcagaaaatctgtgcagaaagaaaattactaagggaaaaacgaatactgcttcccgatatcccgtaaaagcaactatggtacatactcggattcaacgagaatcaaacttcgcaagttttgaaggctgaaatagccattcaaggctacaatttttgagctcgattggaccttgtatcacgtcctagtgagctttctgtaattaAACAGATAATGCCTTAATGAAAttctgtttcataattcccaggatccccacagtactttttttatcgtcttgctaatcctgcttttctttctttctgagcttacgttgttaatttctggcactcctcgatatccttgtttgtcattttttgtatgttgtcaggagtattctctgcattcacttgattcttaaacagtcatttagctgcggtgagtcaaggcccagtccaccaaatcctttcttttttattcaggctcgggatccttgggcctgagtatcccagaaaaaaaagacactctcacagacttctctcatgattcatttgtttttttgtggttttgtcacggattgccaaagggggagattattagggccatattttatgtaattggctaatcttttgacaaaatacattttacttgtaattgggtagatctagggtAGATTTaaaacttcaagaaacatgttgttcaagacaagtgttaaaaccatgaaGATCTAACCatgaaacaaatgaagaagagctattcattaaagctcgacagatacctcGACAGAaatagtatctatcgagatctaAGAACGAAGCTCGACAAAAACTCGACAGAAGCTGAATCTTTTAAGATCTATGAAATTAGAAtttccaaatctgatttttagcccatgctgaaatatttgtataaggtttcttttctcacaaccctaggcataaataaggcttattttaaaggctgtAAAAATAGGAGAACACATGCAGAAAGTGAcctagtgccttattctctttgtaagaaGTTACTACGTCTTTTACGCCtgagggttttgtaaccaagtacttcttgatcttcattgttgatgaagtgaaaaactttgtagcctacaacatcttcaagttgctggagttagtcatgtactgggatccgtgcatcattggttagacacgtactaggatccatgcaaaagggtggcgttcatatattgaagagttcagaggttctgaagtggtagaaggtttctaTTGTAAGTttatctacggggattgtagagtctagggacaaaggttttgtactagatctgaaacttttctttactatagtgaattacttttcgggaaggttttcctcccaggttttttactgtgaaactagtttgtttcatagGTTTTTCTggatcatcatatcttgtcttatttactatttcACTGTGCATGATATtaacatgatattgatgtttgtttgttttaacaaggtttattcataataaatctaattaacaacttggatttaaaacttattaattctatcaaccgggatctaaatttcccaacaaccACATAAATAAATACAGTAACATTTTACAATGAGGGTGTTCTACAGTTTTACTCTATATCCAAACAAAACCATGCCCACTACAAAGACGATCCTGGTGCATTATCGCTTTCATAGTCATCTTGTTCTCTAGTTAAACAAGCAGCCCCTTCTCTTTTTAACTACGGAATTGTTTCTATATATGCTTTAAAGCTTTATTGCCGAAGAAATGGAGCTTTAGATATTTGTACTTGCTCTAAACCCTCTCAAAACATTGCTGAACAGAATGGGATTTTTGACAAATAATAtaggtttaaaaaatattttcaaaagtaGCACTGCtacaaattaatatatatatatatatatatatatcatctctGTAAACGAGTTCTTCAAAAAAACTCATATTTCCAAGAGATGATTTTAAAAAGGTAATTCGCTTGtaaccacatatatatatatatatatatatatgcatgggATAAATAAACATAATGTTTATAagatatttatatttgaaaatataaaatagctacttataaaatgaatataaatttaattgaaacaaatgaaaaatcattttttaaattgttatccattatattctcaaaatattttttccaacCATTATTTGTATAatgatataataaaatatatatatatatatattaacagcatatgttattaattttatattgagCTAGAATTTAGTTAACGTTGATTAAGATTTGGTCTAGATGAGAATGAAACCTAAGCTAAAGACTAAGtccaacataaatataaattctatttccgttattttatttttaatttttctcaaattccCATTGCAATCACAACCACGTCAATACATtctcaaaatcaaaccaaaatttgatacaaaaattacatcaatacattttcttttcattggaaacaaagattaaaaaaactaTATGAAAAATGTGGTGCAAAATTCGACTCTAATTGAAAATctcattgaattttctctcagtttttgttatatatatatatatatatatatgtatatttggTAGCTCATGTAAAGCATGAGAAAGTTTAACATCTTAATATTATGACttcaaatcaaataataataataataatatatttttttgtcttttatttttttatgattataaaatttgaaaattatacaTGTTACttttaatagaaattttttgtgcatatgaattatatattctagtatttttaaatatttattatgatttttgtaaggttctaaatatttaggaatAAATGTTTAGGTTCTAATTTTATGTAAGTTGGAAAACcgagaacaaaaacatgtctagtttaagtgttagacattgctcatgatggttcaagtcaagattcaagaacattcaAGCACCAAAAGAAGAATTCAGAATTTGCAAGGCTTGACTGATCGAAAGAAAGACTTAACTGATCTAACATCATGTTTTGTAGAATTTTAATCAGGCCCAAAGACCGCAAAACCATTTAGGATTTGTGTCCAACACTACCTAGTAAAAAAGGAAACCCCTAAATACGTTTTAGAAGTTCTTGGAAGTCTTGAAAGTTACTCCTGTGAGATTTATGAGGTTTTTGTAGCCTTCTAACTCAACAAGCATCCATCGGAAAGAAGATCCATATACAAGAACTAGTGAGATAATTTGCTGCATATAAGGTTAACTACTACTGATGATTTAAatctttgagtgggatctcataGCCACAAAcatgggtgttttttttttagcaaattcaaatagaaGAATCTGTGAATTCGAAGCTGCGTGTGGTCATGTGAGTAAGTACTACAAGAGGTAGCTTTAGACTTAGGGAAAAATCTGTTGTAAGACTTCCATTTtatcatagtgaatttgttgcCTTAAGGATAGTTTGGGTTAAATCCTCTTCAGGTTTTTTACCTTGGAACTGTTAGTTtgattggttttcctgggttatcatatcattgtcttttttacttttttgcacTTACTGATAAGattatttgtgtttaacctagatttgaataataaacctaagcaacaacttgattaattaattaggttaaacaatttgaGTGTTCAGGGGCCTAAATGAACTAACAAGTGATATTAGAGCGGATTTCCTTTGATTGGATTAACATCCAGAGtgagatccttgatccctgCTGTCATGAATAATTTTAAGTGTCTTTCTACtcatatttatgaaaatttgaataaagaagATGCTAATGTTTTTATTGATATATTAATGCCTGTGAAACTCACCGTAAGAAATTATCTAAATCTTTGAAAATTGATAAGAAATTTCAGGAAGAGTTAAAACtagctaatcttgaaaaagaggaattgaatGTGAAATTGGATGAATCCAatgaaaagaatgaatttttgagaaatcaatttTCCAAAAGTTTGGAGCAAGAGTTAGTTGAGTCtaaagcaaaattgaaaaaattgtcttGTACCAAACCTACTATTATTGATGACTGAtctatttctttttccattAAGCCTAAAGATGAAAAAGTTTATATTCCTCCATTTAAgaggaaatataaagaaaatgcttattttgctaggtaaGACAAAGGTAAAAATTCTGATGTAGACGCTAAACTTGTGTCTAAACCTACTGCTATAGTACAGAATAaatgtttttgtgcctacctatcacgtttgtggtgttgttggtcacattagaccaaattgttctttgttgaggcaaaaaccaaaacatGTGACTAGATCTGTCTCTAGGAATACTAATGTTCCCAAATTTGTTCCTGTCTATCACTTTTGGGGTCTTTCAATTATTTGAGgacatgtttattttttgtttttggttgttttgttttcttaggttgttttgattattcaaaaaaaaaaaaatccaaaaacatcgaaaattttcaaaaagacaaaaatattttattttgggtcttgttttatttttcttgagaattacataaattataatatCTCTCTTTTGACTTAGAACATACTTGATATTGTGGAGAAACACAGAAAATATGTGTTGCATGGCAGAGTTCATaagctatttttatttttgtatgagtatgtattagtttgtacatgtactcatgggttaattaaaaaattgctatttcttgtttgtgtgcCCTCTATAACTTAGTTGAGCACTATCATGCATTGTTGttgcattttattcatttagcataatgtgtgttttttgatttttggttgtaatataaaaatacaaaaagattttattttattttatttttttattttttgtattgaaCACCACTAAGTGTGTAATTAAGGTGGGCcaatgaaatttgaatttcatgaATGTGtacttgtttagctttgatgagctatTTTTTGCACTTTACAAGTTTGTGCTATTTAGTGCTTAATTGTGTGAGCTGTTTATAATCTTTAAATAAACGATCTTGGTTTTGATGTGACATCCTTTTGAtcgtaaggactaaaaaatcctaggTGAAAAGTATAAATAATCAACTCACCACTGTTActcgccaatcatgaacacctatGTGCTAATCATAAAAGCCGTCTTGTAAAGTGTAGCACTTGCATGGCAAGATAAAATGAGgtgttatctttctttctttttttaaatgtgcaagaagggtatttttttttttttttttttatctcctaTACGTCCATGCATGATGTCTTCGATCATGCtcaaaagtaaaatttaaaaaaaaaatcaaaagaaaaagaaaaggcaaaaagaatcaaaatacttttaCATAATTGCAAGCATGCTTTCTAGGATATTTGAGGGTTATATGATGTAATTaagtgatagtcactttcaaaataatgtgattgatgatgtagaaaatttgtttgattattatCTACATAACTTTTTGTAGTTTGTAcacttactagttgcacacactatacACAAATCAATGCTAAATCAAGTACATGAGAATGTGTGTGTTACCTAATAGGGCCATCTTTAATTGCATAGCATCTGGTGCAAATTTTGGTTTTGGGTgagaatttgaagaaaaatgagattttcACGTTTTagaagtttaaattttgtgattttaactTATTGATTGGTTTTGATATTTGCATTTGAGTGCCtttaagtttttaaacttttgggatCTTGTTCATATGCATTACATCTCTTAAAAACTtcttttcaagttgtttttctccttaaaatttctaaatttttaagttttaaaatttttaactgcTTCAACCAATCAAAATTGTGAGTTTTTGTGTTCAAAACTTTCTGTCTCTCTCGATCGATGCTTGATTAATGTTTCACTGATcgaaattggaaaattttcagtttttaaattcTTGTCCGATTAGTCTTTTCATGCTTCATTTGTGATAGGATTCATATGCAttgtattgttttctttatccaTCTTGCATTTTTGTAGTCATATCACTcattatttttcacacacaacacacatacactttactaaattgggtactcaacttgatttaaaaattgattgattaatttttaagttctgtacattttagtatacgctattttttaattttttatttatttttatttgtgaacTACTAAAAATTGGGAATATTTGATTTAAAGATATGGTTGATAataaatgtgcaaatatttgTTCTACTCTTAAGGTTGTTTTGTGTGCAAAACACCTTGACACATAATAAATGTGCATGttcaatttttatatcattgaGATCTATACTGTATAGTATTAACTGATTGTGCTTGGAAGTGTTTGCATACATCTAGTCGTGGGTCACATATTGTCAAGTTTACATCTATTGAAAGAGAGAGTACTTGTATTCTTGTGTatccacaactttttttttttttttttttagtttggtttGTGTTGCTTTATTTTTCTCCAACTCCTAAATTTTTCCTGAAACTGTTTTTAAAACCTACGCTCTTCATAAGGGGAGTTGCCTTTGTTTTCTAAATagcttattttttatggttccttgatgaatgaaaattaaaaaaagtttcttaTTACAATGAACCAAaatgttaacattttttttttaaaaaaaaaggtcacaggtcatgtttgtgatgaggcAAGTAAATTGATAATGTAGTCAATTTGTGTTGACCAATCTCCTGAATTTGAGAGAGCAAATAGATATTTTTAGTCAATTTGTGTTGACCAATCTCCTGAATTTGAGAGAGCAAATAGAtatatttagttaatttttttctgAAATCTCGTGATGTGCTTGACTTACctaaatataggaaaaaattttattttaaaacataggaatcaatttgaatataaataaattacaaaattaatcCATTTCCACCTTATTAATTTATCACTAATTCCAAATTTAAGCATTTTTAATCCAAATAACAATTTATCCGGCACATATCTGAGGTCATAAGGAATTTTATATGATGTTGACCTGTTGAACGATCTCAAAGTTTCTCTTGGTAGAAAATAGTTAATTTGCTGTCAATGTGTTTTAGTTCCCTATAAATTTCGTATGATCGTCAAATTTGTTTTCATCTTCCTATTAACCATTCTCAACTTATCAGATCTTTGGgaaaaacttgaattttgttTCTAGCATTGCCTTCGACATTTCTTCATTTCGTTTCTCACATTAAATATTTCCCTATTCTTCACCAAAATCCTTCACCTTCTCATCATCACAAACACGCAACAATAAGTCATGGCGTCTCTTCACTCACTTCCTTACTTGGTTGCATTGGCAACAACATTCTCCATTGTCATTCTTTGTAGCTTATCTCTCATCGAGGCTTCCAATGAAGGCTTTAGCGTGGAGCTAATGCACCGCGATTCTCCAAAATCTCCCTTCTATGACCCTTCTGAAACTCCCCAACAACGGTTAGCCAATGCTTTGCGTCGTTCCGTTAACCGTGTCAATCATTTTAGGCCAACTTCTTCGTTCTCTACCAACGCAGTTGGTTCAGTAATAGTCCCAGCTACTGGTGAATACCTCATGCAATACGCTGTCGGTACACCGCCAGTCAAAGTGTTAGGAGTTTTTGACACGGGCAGTGATTTGACTTGGCTACAATGCGCGCCTTGCACTAAATGCTACCAACAAACAGATCCAATTTTTGATCCTGCAAAGTCAAGCACATATAAAACAATTCCATGCACTGCACCCCAATGTAGGACTGTATCAGGACATTGCGTAGGCTCTACTAATTGCGAATATACGATGACATATGGCGATGGATCTACCTCTGGCGGAGACCTTGCTCTCGACACTGTCACACTAGGATCAACTGCAAGATTCCCTCAAACTCTCATAGGATGTGGACATGATAACACTGgacattttaataaaaaatcttcTGGGATTGTTGGCCTTGGAGGTAGCGCGACTTCTCTTGTTTCCCAATTGGGTACTTCTATTGCTGGCAAATTCTCCTACTGCTTGGTTCCATTTGACAAACCCGCTGCCACAAGCAAATTGAATTTTGGTACAAATGCCGTGGTATCAGGTCCTGGAGCCGTGACTACACCCCTAGCTACCAATAAAGCTAACCCCTATTACACCTTAAGACTTGAAGCAATTAGTGTTGGCCCAACAAAAATCACCTCGACTTCTGCCAAAGCAACAGGGGGCAATATTATCATTGATTCAGGCACAACATTGACATTGTTGCCATCAGACTTGTACACCGGTTTTGAAGCAGCAATAAAAGCCCAAATTAAATTACGAGTCGTTAATGACCCGCAGAAAACCTTCAGTCTTTGCTTCGACCACCCTGAATCTACTTTTAAAGTTCCAACTATCATAGCTCATTTCACCGGTGGTGCAGATGTGACGCTGAGTGCGCCTTACACTTACGCTGGAGATGAAACAATTACGTGCATGGCTTTCATTCCTGCAGGTGACTCAGTCGCCATTTTCGGTAACTTGGCCCAAGCTGATCACTTGGTAGGCTATGATATTGTCAAGAAAACTGTGTCCTTCAAGCCAACGGATTGCACCAAGGCTTAACAATGCCTCTCTACCTatcttatgtttttctttttctttttttcactcaTACAATTCATTCGTTagttttttgagaataaaataaaaagaaattgctGGATCGTTGTTCTAATAAATTATGAATtgaattttcctaaaaaaaaaaaaatgaattggcCATAAATCATACGATACgcaataaaaattgataaatgtatttatatatttttgcacTGATACTCTAGATCATTTTAACGGGAATATCATGATTTTTAACATGGGCATAAATTTGTTGTGATATGATGTTTGGACTTTCGGTCAAACCTTGACTAAACACCAATTAGGGTTAGTATAACTTAGTCAAAAATAGTAATTTGGGGATTTAAAACTCTTCGACcattaaaatgatttattcAATATATGTACAggtccaaccaaaaaaaaaaatttatttcatataataactttttctttttcatattaataaagcAAATTTTGGTTGGTATAAGAAATTTGTCTGGATGAACCAGAAAATTTGTTCccaaataattacaataataacTTACAAGATTTATTGGTGGGATTATAACCTATAAGAAATGTTTTAACTTATTGATTGGATAAATTTTCAAGATCTTATTACTTCAAATATATCCTCATTTTTGCAACTTAGCTCTCTTGGAATCTCATCCGTTAAAAAACACCTCAAATTCTATATGAGGACAAGCTATTAAATGATTTCAAAGTTTCTCTTGTTAGAAAATGTCTTCTCAGTTTTTATGGTACAGGAAAGAGTGAATATGATGTCAATGTGTTTCAATTCcctatatattttgtataatcaTTGATCATATTTTAATCTTTCCATATTTTGTATGATCATCGCCAAAATGATtatattttggggaaaaaaaatttatgtccaCTTGAACAAATTAAACTCTTTTTGAGGTAGAAAATTCACTTTGCACAAAAGAATGAGTTCAGTATAGTCTAACTTGATATGATATTTTGTGAAATATGTAGATTAACAATGAGAACAAGGAAAGTAAAGATACTATATTAATAATAGTAACAAGATTACAAAGCCCAAGTTACAAGTCTAATTCATGCGAAGCAATGATGCACTTATAAGCATGAAGTGATAACCTCCGGATTTCGGATATGAGGGAATCCACGTCGCTAGTTTGATAGATGAGTGTGCGTGggttgtgtgagagagtgttcTTCTTATTTAAACATGGATCTTGACAGTTATTATTCTTGTTTCTATGCCATGTGTCACACTATAAGTGCTTTAATTCCATAACTTAGCTAAGAATCCCTCTGGAAATTGCTGTAACATAACCATCACCTTTGACTTG
This genomic stretch from Quercus robur chromosome 4, dhQueRobu3.1, whole genome shotgun sequence harbors:
- the LOC126721870 gene encoding aspartic proteinase CDR1-like — encoded protein: MASLHSLPYLVALATTFSIVILCSLSLIEASNEGFSVELMHRDSPKSPFYDPSETPQQRLANALRRSVNRVNHFRPTSSFSTNAVGSVIVPATGEYLMQYAVGTPPVKVLGVFDTGSDLTWLQCAPCTKCYQQTDPIFDPAKSSTYKTIPCTAPQCRTVSGHCVGSTNCEYTMTYGDGSTSGGDLALDTVTLGSTARFPQTLIGCGHDNTGHFNKKSSGIVGLGGSATSLVSQLGTSIAGKFSYCLVPFDKPAATSKLNFGTNAVVSGPGAVTTPLATNKANPYYTLRLEAISVGPTKITSTSAKATGGNIIIDSGTTLTLLPSDLYTGFEAAIKAQIKLRVVNDPQKTFSLCFDHPESTFKVPTIIAHFTGGADVTLSAPYTYAGDETITCMAFIPAGDSVAIFGNLAQADHLVGYDIVKKTVSFKPTDCTKA